A single genomic interval of Antarcticibacterium arcticum harbors:
- a CDS encoding CAL67264 family membrane protein: MGMNKNTIFAWASFFMLLIGIALVLLGVLKYRDYAIGFSTVGIGFFVMSWAFNALKGRV, translated from the coding sequence ATGGGAATGAATAAGAATACGATTTTTGCGTGGGCCTCCTTTTTTATGTTGCTTATTGGGATAGCCCTGGTACTTCTTGGAGTACTTAAATATCGCGATTATGCTATTGGCTTCTCAACGGTGGGGATAGGGTTTTTTGTAATGTCCTGGGCCTTTAATGCGCTTAAAGGCAGGGTATAA
- a CDS encoding phosphoglycerate mutase family protein, translating to MKKIILLLILAITACKSPIKDPSAEANEETQQATVYYFIRHAEKDTTDPDEKDPELIPAGIQRAEKWAGVFKDISFDHIYSSNYKRTRATAQKIADSQQKDVEIYDASKLNDEEFQKKTEGKTVLVVGHSNTNPQFVNFILEEDKYEDIPDAENGSLFIVSVLPNGKKYSQVLYIN from the coding sequence ATGAAAAAAATAATTCTCTTATTAATCCTGGCAATCACGGCCTGTAAATCGCCCATTAAAGATCCCTCTGCGGAAGCCAATGAGGAAACCCAGCAGGCTACGGTGTATTACTTTATAAGGCATGCAGAAAAAGATACTACAGATCCTGATGAAAAGGATCCCGAATTAATTCCTGCGGGAATTCAAAGAGCTGAAAAATGGGCCGGAGTGTTTAAAGATATTTCCTTTGACCATATTTATAGCTCCAACTACAAACGCACCAGGGCAACAGCTCAAAAAATTGCCGATTCCCAACAGAAAGATGTGGAGATCTATGACGCTTCCAAATTGAATGATGAGGAATTTCAAAAGAAAACAGAGGGAAAAACCGTGCTGGTGGTAGGTCACAGTAACACCAATCCGCAATTTGTGAATTTTATTCTTGAAGAAGATAAATACGAGGATATTCCGGATGCGGAAAATGGCAGCCTTTTTATTGTCTCTGTTTTACCAAATGGAAAAAAATATAGCCAGGTCCTTTATATAAATTAG
- the ytxJ gene encoding bacillithiol system redox-active protein YtxJ, with translation MGLFDRIFKSEDETGKNEIKRVLWIDLHDMETLDEIVKNSYVLPVAILKHSTRCGISNMVLRQFEKEYALEDGKIKLYFLDLLSHRDISNKIAAKFNVPHESPQLIILKDGKVVYDGSHSEIKAATLQHHV, from the coding sequence ATGGGATTATTTGATAGAATATTTAAAAGTGAAGATGAAACAGGTAAGAACGAGATTAAAAGAGTTCTCTGGATAGATCTTCACGATATGGAAACCCTGGATGAAATTGTGAAGAATTCTTATGTGTTACCGGTCGCCATTTTAAAGCACTCTACCCGCTGTGGAATTAGTAATATGGTATTGCGTCAATTTGAAAAGGAATATGCATTGGAAGACGGGAAGATAAAGTTATATTTTCTTGATCTTTTAAGTCACAGGGATATTTCCAATAAGATAGCAGCAAAATTCAATGTGCCTCATGAAAGTCCGCAGTTGATAATATTAAAGGATGGAAAAGTGGTTTATGATGGCTCGCACAGCGAGATAAAGGCCGCCACCCTTCAGCATCATGTGTAA
- a CDS encoding DEAD/DEAH box helicase → MVFNDLPLSKPILDAIEELGHHTPTPIQIKVIPEVLRRNDVLASAQTGTGKTGAFAIPLLQLLNKKYGEESKPKKLPVLILSPTRELAVQIDQNINAYAKFTGIKSGVVFGGASMQPQINLLKNGLHILVATPGRLLDLRKQGYINLDDIEVLVIDEADLMLDMGFIDEVQKIIRLSPNLEQRLMFSATIPPKVQDLVKNLLQNPERIEVSPNSSAATEVVQKIYMVPKPDKIELLLYVMRNLIKDKSVLIFRRTKFGVEKALESLTRNGFKADALHGDKPQSERTLALNRFKNKEVNILVATDLAARGLDIDLLDYVINFDIPNQPETYVHRIGRSGRAGNVGASLSFCSADERTYITFIETMIGNKIPVEDNNPYPLDKEAKPQVHKKKGSKHKPGRKGSGSKANKKRWY, encoded by the coding sequence ATGGTATTCAATGATCTTCCGCTTTCCAAACCAATTCTTGATGCAATAGAGGAATTAGGACACCACACTCCTACTCCAATTCAAATAAAAGTTATTCCCGAGGTGTTGCGTCGCAATGATGTTTTGGCCTCAGCTCAAACCGGGACGGGAAAGACAGGAGCCTTTGCGATCCCTTTGCTGCAGCTATTAAACAAGAAATACGGCGAAGAGAGCAAACCCAAAAAACTTCCGGTTCTTATTTTAAGTCCTACCCGGGAACTTGCGGTACAAATAGACCAGAATATTAATGCTTATGCAAAATTTACCGGGATTAAATCGGGAGTGGTATTTGGCGGAGCTTCAATGCAACCACAGATCAATCTCTTAAAAAATGGATTACATATTCTTGTGGCTACCCCTGGAAGGTTACTGGACCTTAGAAAGCAGGGTTACATAAACCTTGACGATATTGAGGTGCTGGTAATTGATGAGGCAGATCTCATGCTGGATATGGGATTTATTGATGAAGTCCAAAAGATCATAAGGTTATCTCCAAACCTGGAACAGCGACTTATGTTTTCGGCAACTATTCCACCCAAAGTCCAGGACCTTGTCAAAAATTTATTGCAAAATCCGGAACGCATCGAGGTAAGCCCGAACTCTTCGGCAGCTACTGAGGTGGTTCAGAAAATATACATGGTTCCAAAGCCCGATAAGATAGAACTGTTGCTTTATGTGATGCGCAATCTTATAAAAGACAAATCGGTGCTTATCTTCCGCAGGACAAAATTTGGAGTGGAAAAAGCGCTGGAATCCCTCACAAGAAATGGATTTAAAGCCGATGCCTTACATGGTGATAAACCTCAAAGTGAAAGAACACTTGCCCTAAACCGGTTTAAAAATAAGGAAGTCAATATCCTGGTCGCTACAGATCTTGCGGCCCGTGGACTTGATATTGACCTGTTGGATTATGTGATCAATTTTGACATTCCCAACCAACCGGAGACCTATGTTCACCGTATTGGTCGCTCAGGCCGGGCGGGAAATGTTGGGGCATCTCTCTCTTTTTGCAGCGCCGATGAAAGGACTTATATAACCTTTATTGAAACCATGATTGGTAATAAGATCCCGGTTGAGGATAATAATCCCTATCCTCTTGACAAAGAAGCAAAACCCCAGGTTCACAAAAAGAAGGGCAGCAAACATAAACCCGGCCGAAAAGGCAGCGGTTCTAAAGCGAATAAAAAACGGTGGTATTAG
- the ettA gene encoding energy-dependent translational throttle protein EttA, which translates to MADDNKVIFSMSGVTKTYPGANVPVLKNIYLSFFYGAKIGILGLNGSGKSTLLRIIAGEEKNFQGDVVFSPGYTVGYLEQEPTLDDEKTVLEVVKEGAAETVAILDEYNKINDMFGLPEVYEDADKMQKLMDKQAALQDQIDASNAWELDTKLEIAMDALRTPEPDKKIGLLSGGERRRVALCRLLLQEPDVLLLDEPTNHLDAESVHWLEHYLSQYKGTVIAVTHDRYFLDNVAGWILELDRGEGIPWKGNYSSWLDQKSKRLAQEQKQASKRQKTLERELEWARMSPKGRQTKQKARLNNYDKLLSQDQKQMDEKLEIYIPNGPRLGTNVIEAVGVSKAFDDKLLYEDLNFKLPQAGIVGVIGPNGAGKTTIFKMIMGEETPDKGSFEVGETVKIAYVDQAHSNIDQEKSIWQNFSDGQELIMMGGRQVNSRAYLSRFNFGGSEQNKKVSMLSGGERNRLHLAMTLKEEGNVLLLDEPTNDLDVNTLRALEEGLENFAGCAVVISHDRWFLDRICTHILAFEGNSQVYFFEGSFSDYEENKKKRLGGDLMPKRIKYKKLVR; encoded by the coding sequence ATGGCAGATGATAATAAGGTGATATTCTCCATGAGCGGAGTTACCAAAACCTATCCCGGAGCCAATGTGCCGGTGCTGAAAAATATTTATTTAAGTTTTTTTTACGGAGCCAAAATAGGAATCCTGGGACTTAACGGTTCGGGAAAATCTACTTTGCTCAGAATCATTGCGGGAGAAGAAAAAAACTTTCAGGGTGATGTGGTTTTTTCACCGGGTTATACAGTGGGTTACCTGGAGCAGGAGCCAACACTGGATGATGAAAAAACGGTTCTTGAAGTTGTGAAGGAAGGTGCTGCTGAAACTGTTGCGATCCTGGATGAATACAACAAGATCAACGATATGTTTGGTTTGCCAGAGGTTTATGAAGATGCAGATAAGATGCAGAAGCTTATGGACAAGCAGGCAGCCTTACAGGATCAAATAGACGCCAGCAATGCCTGGGAACTGGATACAAAACTTGAAATTGCCATGGATGCATTGCGCACCCCGGAGCCCGATAAAAAAATTGGTTTGCTTTCCGGAGGGGAACGTCGCCGGGTAGCTTTATGTAGATTGTTGTTGCAGGAGCCGGATGTATTGCTGCTGGATGAACCTACCAACCACCTGGATGCAGAATCTGTGCACTGGTTGGAGCATTACCTGTCACAATATAAAGGAACCGTGATTGCGGTAACGCATGACAGGTATTTCCTTGATAACGTTGCAGGATGGATCCTGGAACTGGACAGGGGAGAAGGAATTCCCTGGAAAGGAAATTATTCATCCTGGCTGGATCAAAAATCCAAGCGCCTTGCACAGGAACAAAAACAAGCCAGTAAGCGCCAGAAAACCCTTGAGCGTGAATTGGAATGGGCCAGAATGTCTCCAAAAGGAAGACAAACCAAACAAAAAGCCCGTTTGAACAACTACGATAAATTATTAAGCCAGGATCAAAAGCAAATGGATGAAAAGCTGGAGATCTATATTCCTAATGGGCCAAGGTTGGGGACCAATGTTATTGAAGCAGTAGGGGTAAGCAAAGCTTTTGACGATAAATTGCTTTATGAGGATCTTAATTTTAAACTTCCGCAGGCGGGAATTGTAGGGGTTATTGGACCAAACGGTGCCGGTAAAACCACAATTTTCAAAATGATCATGGGAGAAGAAACACCAGATAAAGGAAGTTTCGAAGTTGGGGAAACCGTAAAGATCGCCTATGTAGACCAGGCGCACTCAAATATTGATCAGGAAAAATCAATATGGCAGAATTTCAGCGACGGGCAGGAATTGATCATGATGGGAGGGAGACAGGTAAATTCACGTGCTTATTTAAGCCGATTCAACTTTGGAGGTAGCGAGCAAAATAAAAAAGTAAGCATGCTCTCGGGGGGTGAAAGAAACAGGTTGCACCTTGCAATGACGCTTAAGGAAGAAGGAAACGTGCTGCTGCTGGATGAGCCTACCAATGATCTTGACGTAAATACTTTAAGAGCACTGGAGGAAGGTTTGGAAAATTTTGCCGGTTGTGCCGTGGTGATCTCTCACGACAGGTGGTTCCTTGACAGAATTTGTACCCACATACTTGCCTTTGAAGGTAATTCCCAGGTGTATTTCTTTGAAGGTAGTTTCTCGGATTATGAGGAGAATAAGAAAAAACGTCTTGGCGGCGATTTAATGCCGAAGCGAATCAAATACAAGAAATTGGTACGATAA
- a CDS encoding acyl-CoA carboxylase subunit beta, giving the protein MNLSFNKNEDHNKLLVSSLRHRLTRVRLGGGEKRIEKHHEKGKMTARERIDYLFDDPKNAIEIGAFAGDEMYKEHGGCPSGGVVVKIGHVSGKQCILVANDATVKAGAWFPITAKKNLRAQEISIENRLPIIYLVDSAGVYLPMQDEIFPDKEHFGRIFRNNAVMSSMGITQISAVMGSCVAGGAYLPIMSDEAIIVEKTGSIFLAGSYLVKAAIGESIDNEILGGATTHSEISGVTDYKAKDDKDALDIIKNLMDKIGDFDKAGYSRKESVKPKENPEDIYGILPKLRTEQYDMHEIIARLVDGSEFEEYKEGYGQTIITGYARIDGWAVGIVANQRKIVKTRKGEMQFGGVIYSDSADKATRFIANCNQKKIPLVFLQDVTGFMVGSKSEHGGIIKDGAKMVSAVSNSVVPKFTVIIGNSYGAGNYAMCGKAYDPRLIFAWPSAELAVMGGTQAAKVLAQIETASMAKKGEPVDADQEKEVFEKIKARYDAQTSPYYAAARLWTDAIINPLDTRKWISMGIEAANHAPITKDFNLGVIQT; this is encoded by the coding sequence ATGAATCTTAGCTTCAATAAAAATGAAGATCATAATAAATTATTAGTTTCCAGCCTGAGACACAGGCTTACCAGGGTAAGACTTGGCGGTGGTGAAAAACGTATTGAAAAACACCACGAAAAAGGCAAAATGACTGCACGGGAGCGAATTGATTATTTATTCGATGACCCAAAGAATGCCATAGAAATTGGAGCTTTTGCAGGTGATGAAATGTATAAGGAGCACGGGGGCTGCCCAAGTGGTGGCGTGGTAGTGAAAATTGGGCATGTTTCGGGAAAGCAATGTATTTTGGTTGCAAATGATGCCACTGTTAAAGCAGGAGCCTGGTTTCCAATTACCGCTAAAAAGAATCTAAGAGCACAGGAAATATCTATTGAAAACCGTTTGCCCATTATTTACCTGGTAGATAGTGCGGGGGTTTATCTCCCAATGCAGGATGAAATTTTTCCCGATAAAGAGCACTTCGGAAGGATCTTCAGAAACAACGCAGTGATGAGCAGTATGGGAATTACCCAGATCTCGGCCGTGATGGGAAGCTGTGTGGCCGGCGGTGCTTACCTCCCTATTATGAGTGATGAGGCCATTATTGTGGAAAAAACGGGAAGTATCTTCCTGGCAGGAAGTTATCTGGTGAAAGCTGCCATTGGCGAATCTATTGATAATGAGATCCTGGGAGGAGCAACTACTCATTCTGAAATTAGCGGGGTGACAGATTATAAAGCCAAAGACGATAAAGACGCCCTGGATATTATCAAAAATTTAATGGATAAGATCGGGGATTTTGACAAAGCGGGCTATAGCAGGAAAGAATCTGTGAAACCAAAGGAAAACCCGGAGGATATATATGGAATCCTTCCAAAATTAAGAACAGAGCAGTATGATATGCACGAGATCATCGCCAGGTTGGTAGATGGATCTGAATTTGAAGAATATAAAGAAGGGTATGGCCAAACAATAATTACCGGCTATGCAAGAATAGATGGATGGGCTGTGGGAATTGTGGCCAACCAGCGAAAGATCGTTAAGACCCGTAAGGGAGAAATGCAGTTTGGGGGAGTGATCTACTCAGATTCGGCCGATAAAGCCACGCGATTCATTGCCAATTGCAACCAGAAAAAGATCCCCTTGGTATTTTTACAGGATGTTACCGGCTTTATGGTAGGGAGTAAAAGCGAGCATGGAGGGATCATAAAGGACGGGGCAAAAATGGTGAGCGCAGTAAGCAATTCAGTAGTTCCTAAGTTCACCGTGATCATAGGGAATTCATACGGGGCAGGAAATTATGCCATGTGTGGAAAAGCCTATGACCCAAGGCTCATTTTTGCCTGGCCAAGTGCTGAGCTCGCCGTTATGGGCGGAACCCAGGCTGCAAAAGTACTGGCGCAAATAGAGACCGCTTCTATGGCTAAAAAAGGGGAACCGGTAGACGCCGACCAGGAAAAAGAAGTTTTTGAAAAGATAAAAGCCAGGTATGACGCACAAACCTCTCCCTACTATGCCGCCGCACGATTATGGACAGATGCTATAATTAATCCGCTTGATACGCGTAAATGGATCTCCATGGGCATAGAAGCCGCCAACCACGCCCCTATCACAAAAGATTTTAATCTTGGGGTGATACAAACTTAA
- a CDS encoding esterase-like activity of phytase family protein, whose amino-acid sequence MKKPLFFLLILLLTTACGTPKKIYNDSLRITFLDDFIIPSNLQFEGTTVGGLSGIDYANGTYYLVCDHSGNPRFYTANIELKGKKIDTVILTGVTSLERTSSFLRDKTLDLEAIRNNEKTGSIVLTSEGSIQNGKDPSIFEVAKDGSYISHFNLPAYFLAEGEQKPRNNGVFEGLAESYDTYAWWAGMELPLVEDGSKPKLFPTKSPIRITRFEKESREASRQFILQLGNITKIPWLYFAVNGLTELLEYAPDRFLVLERAFSAGHGTNGNTVRLFDIDARGSTNTLGHTNLRKADYSEASKKLVFNFKHIRKDLKEKIIDNIEGMTFGPDLPNGNKTLLLVSDDNFSSLGRQITQIILLEVEIRSPGITNLK is encoded by the coding sequence ATGAAAAAACCGCTCTTTTTTCTCCTAATACTCTTGCTTACCACTGCCTGCGGAACCCCTAAAAAGATCTATAATGACAGCCTTCGTATCACCTTTCTGGATGATTTTATTATCCCGTCAAATTTGCAGTTTGAAGGTACCACGGTGGGAGGACTTTCAGGAATTGATTATGCTAACGGCACCTATTACCTGGTGTGTGACCACTCCGGCAACCCGCGGTTCTATACGGCAAACATAGAATTAAAAGGAAAAAAGATTGATACGGTAATCCTCACAGGTGTCACCTCCCTGGAAAGGACCTCCTCCTTTCTCAGAGATAAAACCCTGGATCTCGAGGCAATTAGAAATAATGAAAAGACGGGCAGTATTGTTCTAACAAGCGAGGGTTCAATTCAAAATGGTAAGGACCCTTCCATTTTTGAGGTAGCTAAGGATGGAAGTTATATTTCACATTTTAACCTGCCTGCTTATTTTCTGGCAGAAGGAGAGCAGAAACCCAGGAACAACGGTGTTTTTGAAGGTCTTGCAGAAAGTTATGATACCTATGCCTGGTGGGCAGGGATGGAACTCCCTTTGGTTGAAGATGGCTCAAAACCCAAATTATTTCCCACCAAATCCCCAATAAGGATTACGCGCTTTGAGAAAGAGTCCCGCGAGGCATCCCGCCAGTTCATACTGCAACTGGGAAATATCACTAAAATACCCTGGCTTTATTTTGCAGTGAATGGATTGACAGAACTTTTGGAATATGCGCCGGACCGTTTCCTGGTTTTGGAAAGAGCATTTTCCGCAGGACATGGCACCAATGGTAATACCGTAAGACTTTTTGATATTGATGCCCGCGGCTCAACCAATACACTTGGGCACACTAACCTGAGAAAAGCCGATTACAGTGAAGCATCAAAAAAACTTGTGTTTAATTTTAAACACATACGAAAGGACCTTAAAGAAAAGATCATTGACAATATAGAGGGTATGACATTTGGACCCGATCTTCCCAATGGAAATAAAACCCTGTTACTGGTATCAGACGATAATTTCAGCAGCCTTGGTAGGCAAATCACTCAAATAATACTTCTTGAAGTTGAAATAAGATCACCCGGAATCACTAATCTTAAATAA
- a CDS encoding DinB family protein translates to MEGSAQIKLQLISHLKGGEAFMPVEELLKEITFEKLGLRPKDLPYSFYELFYHIRFTQKDILDYCTSREYKEHSWPADYWPQEKSPVNSIAWEKLKEDYFRERQLLIDHLLAPHTELLGMVGNNTAHSLLREVLLVIEHTAYHSGQMLIVLRYLGLHNPD, encoded by the coding sequence ATGGAAGGGAGTGCTCAAATCAAACTGCAGCTCATTTCCCACTTAAAGGGCGGGGAGGCTTTTATGCCGGTAGAGGAGCTTCTCAAAGAAATTACTTTTGAAAAACTGGGCCTTAGGCCCAAAGATCTTCCTTATTCCTTTTATGAACTCTTTTACCATATAAGGTTTACACAAAAAGATATCCTGGACTATTGTACCTCCAGGGAATATAAAGAACATTCATGGCCTGCCGATTATTGGCCACAGGAAAAATCTCCCGTAAATAGTATTGCCTGGGAAAAATTGAAAGAAGATTATTTCCGGGAAAGACAACTGCTAATTGATCATCTTCTCGCCCCTCATACAGAGTTATTGGGAATGGTAGGAAATAATACGGCACACAGCCTCCTTCGGGAAGTACTTCTTGTAATTGAACATACAGCCTACCATTCAGGGCAAATGCTGATTGTTTTAAGATACCTGGGCTTACATAATCCCGATTAA
- a CDS encoding CsbD family protein — protein MNNDQLEGKWKQVKGKFKQSYGDLTDDDLYYSEGKFDEMLGRLQEKTGRSKEELKDEIDRL, from the coding sequence ATGAATAATGATCAGTTAGAAGGAAAATGGAAACAAGTAAAAGGTAAATTTAAACAAAGTTACGGTGATCTTACCGATGACGATCTTTACTACTCTGAAGGTAAATTTGACGAAATGTTAGGTAGACTTCAGGAAAAAACAGGAAGGTCTAAAGAAGAACTAAAAGACGAGATAGACCGTTTATAG
- the clpB gene encoding ATP-dependent chaperone ClpB, with protein sequence MNFNNFTIKSQEAIQQAQQLAQELGHQQIENEHIFKAITQVDENVAPFLLKKLNINLNLFNQILDNTLQSFPKVSGGEIMLSREASRAVTEAGSIAKKMNDEYVSIEHLIIAIFRSQSKIAQILKDQGATDKNLLAAIEELRKGERVTSQSAEETYQSLNKYAKNLNKMAEEGKLDPVIGRDEEIRRVLQILSRRTKNNPMLVGEPGVGKTAIAEGLAHRIIAGDIPENLKDKQIFSLDMGALIAGAKYKGEFEERLKAVVKEVTTSEGNIVLFIDEIHTLVGAGGGQGAMDAANILKPALARGELRAIGATTLDEYQKYFEKDKALERRFQKVMVDEPDTESAISILRGIKEKYETHHKVRIKDEAIIAAVELSQRYITNRFLPDKAIDLMDEAASKLRMEINSKPEELDVLDRKVTQLEIEIEAIKRENDEVKLKTLQSDLANLKEERNELNARWMNEKGAVDSIQTAKSDIEQYKLEAERAEREGDYGKVAEIRYGKIKEAQEKLEQLQKQLDENEDSHTLIKEEVTYEDIAEVVAKWTGVPVTKMLQSERDKLLKLEDQLHKRVVGQEEAIIAVSDAVRRSRAGLQDQKKPIGTFLFLGTTGVGKTELAKALAEYLFDDEAAMTRIDMSEYQERHAVSRLVGAPPGYVGYDEGGQLTEAVRRKPYSVILLDEIEKAHPDTFNILLQVLDEGRLTDNKGRLADFKNTIIIMTSNMGSHIIQEKFEAVKDMETAMESAKVEVLALLKQTVRPEFINRIDDIVMFTPLSQKDIKEIVGLQLKGVRKMLGKQGIVLDATDEAINFLAQKGYDPQYGARPVKRVVQREVLNKLSKEILSGNVHTDSIILLDEFDSTLVFRNQEAVGID encoded by the coding sequence ATGAATTTCAACAATTTTACGATAAAATCACAGGAAGCTATCCAACAGGCACAACAACTTGCCCAGGAATTAGGCCACCAGCAAATTGAGAATGAGCATATTTTTAAGGCGATCACGCAAGTAGATGAAAATGTGGCCCCCTTTCTTCTGAAAAAACTAAATATCAACCTAAATCTGTTCAACCAGATCCTGGATAATACTTTACAAAGTTTCCCCAAGGTTAGTGGCGGGGAAATAATGCTTTCCCGTGAAGCTTCCCGCGCCGTAACAGAAGCCGGATCTATTGCAAAAAAAATGAATGATGAGTATGTCTCTATAGAACATCTCATAATCGCAATATTCAGATCACAAAGTAAGATAGCCCAGATCCTGAAAGATCAGGGAGCTACAGATAAGAATTTATTGGCCGCTATTGAGGAATTAAGGAAAGGAGAACGCGTTACCTCCCAAAGTGCTGAGGAAACCTATCAATCCCTGAATAAATATGCAAAGAACCTTAATAAAATGGCCGAAGAAGGAAAACTGGATCCGGTTATTGGAAGGGATGAGGAGATAAGACGGGTATTGCAAATACTTTCAAGAAGAACTAAAAATAATCCTATGCTGGTTGGTGAACCCGGCGTGGGTAAAACCGCTATTGCAGAAGGCCTTGCCCACAGGATTATTGCGGGGGATATCCCTGAAAATTTAAAGGATAAACAAATCTTTTCCCTGGATATGGGAGCACTTATAGCCGGTGCCAAATACAAGGGTGAATTTGAAGAGCGCCTAAAAGCAGTGGTAAAGGAAGTAACTACCAGTGAAGGAAATATAGTGCTGTTTATTGATGAGATCCATACTTTGGTAGGAGCCGGTGGCGGCCAGGGAGCAATGGACGCAGCTAATATATTAAAACCCGCGTTGGCGAGGGGAGAATTGCGCGCCATTGGAGCCACGACCCTGGATGAATACCAGAAATATTTTGAAAAAGATAAAGCCCTCGAGCGTAGGTTTCAGAAGGTAATGGTAGATGAACCGGATACTGAAAGTGCTATCTCTATCCTGCGCGGGATTAAGGAAAAATATGAAACCCACCACAAGGTGAGGATAAAGGATGAAGCCATTATCGCTGCAGTTGAACTTTCCCAGCGCTACATTACCAATCGGTTTCTGCCGGATAAAGCCATTGATTTAATGGACGAGGCCGCCTCAAAACTGCGAATGGAAATAAATTCCAAACCGGAGGAACTGGATGTCCTGGACCGGAAGGTTACTCAATTGGAAATTGAGATCGAGGCAATAAAAAGAGAGAATGATGAAGTAAAATTAAAAACCCTGCAAAGCGACCTGGCTAATTTGAAGGAGGAACGCAACGAGCTTAATGCCCGTTGGATGAATGAGAAAGGGGCAGTAGATTCAATTCAAACAGCAAAATCTGATATTGAACAATATAAACTGGAAGCCGAACGTGCCGAACGGGAAGGAGATTACGGAAAAGTAGCAGAAATTCGCTACGGAAAAATTAAGGAAGCCCAGGAAAAACTGGAACAATTGCAAAAACAGCTTGATGAGAATGAGGACAGCCATACCCTTATCAAAGAAGAGGTTACTTATGAGGATATTGCAGAAGTGGTTGCCAAATGGACCGGTGTACCGGTTACAAAAATGTTGCAAAGCGAACGCGACAAGTTATTAAAACTGGAAGACCAGCTACATAAAAGAGTGGTAGGACAGGAAGAAGCGATCATTGCGGTAAGTGATGCTGTACGACGTAGCCGTGCGGGATTACAGGACCAGAAGAAGCCTATAGGAACCTTCCTGTTTTTGGGAACAACCGGGGTAGGAAAAACCGAACTGGCTAAAGCCCTGGCCGAATATCTCTTTGATGATGAAGCTGCGATGACCAGGATTGATATGAGTGAGTACCAGGAGCGTCACGCTGTAAGTCGCCTGGTAGGAGCACCTCCGGGATATGTGGGTTATGATGAAGGTGGGCAGTTAACCGAGGCTGTACGTAGAAAACCCTATTCAGTAATTCTCCTGGATGAAATTGAGAAAGCGCATCCAGATACCTTTAATATCCTGTTACAGGTTCTTGATGAAGGCAGGCTTACAGATAATAAAGGAAGGCTAGCCGATTTTAAGAACACCATCATTATAATGACCTCCAATATGGGATCTCATATTATCCAGGAGAAATTTGAGGCGGTGAAGGATATGGAGACAGCTATGGAAAGCGCCAAGGTTGAAGTACTTGCGTTACTGAAACAAACTGTACGCCCAGAATTCATAAACCGGATAGATGATATCGTGATGTTCACTCCCCTCTCTCAAAAGGACATTAAAGAGATCGTGGGACTACAATTAAAAGGGGTAAGGAAAATGCTTGGAAAACAAGGTATTGTTCTGGACGCTACAGATGAAGCAATAAATTTTCTTGCTCAAAAAGGATATGACCCTCAATATGGGGCCCGTCCTGTAAAAAGGGTGGTGCAAAGGGAAGTCCTAAATAAACTTTCTAAGGAGATCCTTTCAGGAAATGTGCATACTGACAGTATAATTCTTCTGGATGAATTCGATAGCACCTTGGTTTTCAGGAATCAGGAAGCTGTAGGGATTGATTAA